The window TACAGGTTCTTCTATTTCTAAAGGAAAATGTATGATTTCCAACTTCTTGGTTTGCTTGCATGAGTTGACAATTGGATTTATGATGATACGTGGATTTATGATGATACGTAATGCATACTAGTCATGTTGCTTGATGACTATAATGGTGAAGACACATATCTCAAATGCAAGATAATAGCGTTGCACTTTGTGCATAAGTGAATAGAGCCCTCAAAAAGACTTCATCTAATTCACTGTTAATCGGGTGGCAACCTATATTAGAATTGGCATCAATTACACAAGTTGATTGAGCCAAAGTGCCAAACAACATAATGTCCCACGTTTTCGATCTATAGTTTACAAATTTTGATCTGATAAATGTATtattattcagttgcacattaattgatataataaattttgtttcttaaaaaaacgAAGACATTTCCCTATACTCGACAAACAACTTTTAAGAACACTATTTTTTTGTTAGAAGGTGGTGAAAGAAAGATCTTGTAGTGAACATATTGTTTGATAAATGCTAAGATAACACTTAGCATAAAGCATCCAACTTATTGCTTCAATACATATTGGCCTCAAATTGCTTCTGATCCTTGATAACTATAGTAGGTAAATCACTTAGCTCTCACAACTAAAAGCATCACACTTTCACATTCACAAATATATATGGCATTTTTCCAGAATATACAGAAccaataatcatatatatgacCTGAAACACAACCCAACTTCAAGAATGCCAATGACATTGTTATTCATTCTTCTTTTATTAACACTTATTCGCTATTACCATTCAAATATTTGCATTCAAAACCTATAGTCTATAACAAATTGAGATCATTCTGGTGAATCGTCTTTGTCATGGTTCTTGTTTTTTCTTTCCCCTTGGGGAAATCTTTGGCAAGGAAAAATATGTTGCCTTGGGGCCCCTGTTCTATCACCAAGGTTACTTTGGTGAATACGCCAAATTCTACCTCATTACATAAGATtattaaatgtaaaaaaaaaatttatcaggAGAatgaaaaaaagacaaaaacagtACTGTGGAAATTATCTGACAGCATGGATCTCAATGTTATCTGATGGTATGGCTCTCTGATGATATGGCTCTTAGTTCTTACTCCAGAAGTATAGTTTGGATTACTTGATTGGTTTGCTAcagaaaattaattcatttatataataatgGCTCGATGCATGCCTTTGCTATTTTCATCATATTGAATATAGGATTGTCTCATGGTTTCATATAAGTTCATAAAACTCTTGTTCAGTAAGTAATGTTTGGTATTGTCATGACATATAagctttattattttcagttaaaAAAGATTAACAacttttgattttgctgaaattAAATTGAACTACGACCCAACGACacataatacaaaaaaaattgttctcCACATCTGAATATCGAAAAAATATATCGTCCTCTCATTTGCTTATCAATTGATCAAACTCCAACGGATGGTAACCATGGAATGTGAAACTCATGTTTCTCAAGCAATGAAGCTATTAAGTTGCATTTGGAAATTGGAACTTAATACATGTATCACGAATAGCTTGTTGGACTTGATGGACTAGTAGTAACTTTATTCATCGATACTAGTCTCCACCACCCCTATGATACAATGAGTTAGGTTACCCCAAGTCTAGGGATGAATATAGAATTTTCCCATGCTACTAAATGCCTTAAGCGTGGTCAGCCATACTTCCCAGTTGTTGATCGGAGCGGGATTGGATGTGCCTGGTTAGGTTGGTTGTCCGATGGGCTATCTAATCAGATCAACTATATCTGAGGCATTTTATGATACATAAGCcgagaagaagaaaatgaatTCATTTTCAAGAGTGACAAAATGGTTTGGACTTGAACCAATGCTAGGGTGGGAAAGATTTGGGCTGATAAAACATGCTGAGAGTCACATACCGTATGACAATGGAGTAAGTTGGAAAACTCTCCTATGCTAGAACAACAAACAAAAACTCAATGACACAAGCCTGAATAAGTCTTGATATCTCATCATAGAACGTCCACAAAATCATAATTGTTAAATCAACAACTCAATATCTTGTAGGCTATTACTTGCCAAATTATAGATAGGTCATCAAAAATAAAGttgtcaatttattttgatctcCTAACAATTGCCAACAGCATATATTTTCGTTTAAGTCACAGGAAACTGCAAGGTAACTAATATTTTGTTATAGTAGCCTACCTAAATCATGTTTGGACTTCAATCTTAGCATATTTTCCATGCAAATGAGTTCTACGAGATGTTCACCCTGTTCATGATGCCTGAATCCGTAGCAAACTATTTCAATAGTCAATGGGGCATGATTTTATCTTTCTATGGATGCTCATATAGACAAATATCTTCATTTTATGAAAcataatatatttgatttaaaatattatgcaATTGCTTCGTTTTGATGAGCAGATAAATGCCACCATTACAAAAAATAAGtgttataaaataaacaaaaaaacctCATAAAATTCCCTATTCAAGTAGACGTCCCCGTGCAAGAGTAGCAAGTTCAACATAAAGGAAAACTTGGAATAAACTTGGACACACTCTCGCTACAGCTTTGAAGTCGGTACAATCATTTCTCCACTATCTTTCCGTTGGCTCAACGCTACATTGATTAATAGCAAACAGGTTCCCTTAACCAAGTAGATATAGAACCATtctataaaaaaacatatagatATGGATTTGCAGTTGTCTGATAAATCATGGAATCAGTTTTCCTTCAACTCTAGGTTCTCTGTCAAGGTACAAAGTGAATTCCATTATCAGGAATAGAGTTTTCCACTTGCTCCTCGGTCTTATTTACGGAGTCGTGTTGTCTTAACGGATTATGGGATTTCTGTTGTCTGATGGAATGTAACGGATTTCCCATTCAACGCCATGCCCTCTGTTTGATTACATAGTGAGTTCGTTCTCGATAACAGAATTTCCTAAATGAAAACTACTTGATTCTCATTCTTATAACAATGACAACTGACGAGTATGCCTATTGATTTATGCGATTGGGGCGACTTCGAGGACCTTTACACAAGGTTAGAGATGTTAAGCTTTATTAGAAGAATTTTGCAAGTAAAATTACAAACTAGAATGTCTGATCCACATGTCCACTAATGATACGTACAACTTAATAGCATGGGCATATAAAGGCCAGAAATTCCAACATAAAAACCTTACTTTTGTTCAATAGGTAGATTTAATTTCGTTCTAGTTGGAAAGCTATATAGCCACCATGAGAAGTAGCAGCCGTTATTGGATCAATGAGTGAGTCAAAAGATATTATGCTCAACTGTTCATACTGGTTTTTCTTCTGCAGTGTTAGACTAGAAAATGAGCATCATTCCTAAGGATGATGTTTGATAAATGAATGAAGCGAAGGATTTGCAGGCACAATGAGCCCGTGGTATGGCTCCGACCGTGTATAGCCATTAACTAAATGTTATAGCCATAGATTAGAACCAATAAAAAATTGTACACATGTACATAAACGACATTAACAAAGCACCAAAAGAAAGCTGGACAAAGATCGACAAAACTAACCGCCTTAGCAAACTCAATCCTAAGCGGATTGCCCTCAACAACATAATCTTGAAGCACTTTAATAGCAGAAAAAGCATCCTCGTCATTTCTATAGTTTATAAAAGCGTAGCTCCGGCCAGGTTGAAACGCAACACTCTCTAGTTTTCCAAACTGTAAAAAGTGATGGACTAAGGCGCTCTCATTTAAGTTATGTGAAATATTTCCAACCCAGAGGTGCCTTGATGGGGCATTGTTTCCGCGGCCATGACTAATTTTCTCTTCTGTTCTGGTAAGGTAATCTCTTTGAGGCCTGCCTCTTCCTTCTCTGCTGCCCTGCAAAGGAATGTTCAAATGCTTAGGCGCAAATTACATAAAATGTGCTATCAATCTAATGCATACCTCAAAAAGTAAGGTTATAGATTCTTGGCGCAAAAAATGAACGTGTCACAACACCAAAAAGTCGCACGTTCTTTTCTTCTCACAAAATTCCTTGGGTTTTACTACAATTAAAACATGCATCCCACAAAACCACAAAAAACGAAGAAAGAAGAAACTTAATTATACTTTTCGAATAGGCTTGTCCAGAATGTCTTCAAAGTGATTATGCAATTTATGCTGCCATTGAAAAAGCAGTTTGAAGGTGCATGCTAACATTTACATATGCACCAATGAAGCCAGTAATTTACCTATGACGTGTATATAGTAAGGAGAAAGCTGACAGTCCAGAAAATTGGGTAAATTGCATTCAGGACCTACTAAAATGTAAAAAGAACAGAAAACCCCTCGTACAAAACCAAAAGTCTTTTGATACCCCATAAATTTAAATCCTAAGCATAAATCCCGAGAGAAATATAAGCATTCATTAGATTTTTCCTGGGGACAGCCAATGCAATCCGcctttattttttcataagCTATATCATTAACATaacgaaaaaaaaaagtaacaaaaagTACATTCATAGATCTTAACAACAACCATGGGCACATGTAGGTAACCAATAAGAAATCCAGTAATATGCACACGTAATTGggaaaccaaaaaaaaaggCTTCAGGAAGataagagataattaaaaaaaaaacctttcaATCAAAGACTCAtggaaggaaaagaaaaaaagaaagaaacaccCAAAACTACGGAGTGAAGGTTTTACTATGAAAAGATTCTCGGTACAgtaaaattcgtatttttgattactagagagaaagatgaattaaaaaaagaaacgGACCATTTAGATTTCGATTAAGGCACTGAAAGATTCTCAAAGAGCTAGCAAAACAAGGCTTCTTCTCCACTTAATCTTACAATTGATAAACATATTTCCGTAGATAATCGATAGTGAAACCGATTCCATCCATACACGCCGAGTGAAAAGCCAATTAGGGTTTGGTCATGAAATGGGGCGATTAGGGTTTAATTGAGGGCAAACGAAGCAGCACAAATCACCGGCGAGTGGCTGGAGAGGGAGAGAAGGGGAAATTTTTCTTTCGGGGATAAAATAAATCTATAGGAAATAGGGTTCATGGGCATTAGGAGGTGGTGCCACGTGGAATTTCCATGGATAATCGAAATAAAAATAACGTTTTTATGAATTATTCtccaatttatattaatattggtagccaataaataaataacttagtAAAGTTCTAcaaagataattaaattttataattatttaaaacatgaattttttaaaaaatttaaatatatgtaaatttaatttttaaattttttttgtatatttagaATTCTAGAGTTTGcctgaaaattataaaatactATTAGTATTCGATTGATTTCGCATCACATATTTGTGAAGATTTTTAATTGGTTTTAACCTGAATTTGGATGGAAGAATTTCGAaaacaaaatttgatattagttaTCTATCgagcaggtctcttgtgaaacggtctcacgaatctgtcaaccctaccgatattcacaataaaaagtaatactgtgAGCATTAAAAGTAAtgtttttcattgatgactcaaataagatatctgtctcacaaaatacgacctgtgagaccgtctcacacaagttatTGTCTTATCTAAAGACTTCATATCATACTAGATTTGATGCTTTTGAATTCAATAGGATTTGAAATTTCTTCCCTTTTTAgtgttttaatataaattatttgcaCATCAAGGGCTTTTTTTACATATAATTCTATCCATTTAAAGTTAatagaaaattttcaaactaATAACATGTGATTGTCTGAATTTGTGAAAAGATTATAAAATGTGAAGAACCCcattattttcatttcatttttgtgattaatcaatcaaatgaaataaaatatattgcaCGCATTCTCTCAAAGGATATAAGCTTTATTGAAACAAGTGCGTGTATCGAATATGATTCAGATACATTCCACAACACACAAATATCAATCCAGGCTTCAGGATTGTTTGTATCCAATCAAAAAGTAAAAAGAACATCGGCCAAAAGACCAAGCACTCTGCAGATTGATTATTCCTAGCTTAATTTGTTGCTTATCAGTCCCTCTAACGACCCAATGAAAGATAGAACAGTGAAAAGCAAGCAGAATATCTTGAAAACTTGAAGAAAAATCCACACTCCTGTCCAGGCTCCTATCTTATTCTGCGCGAGATACATCTGGACGGGGAAATATATAGCCAAAGGCCAAAAATTCAAGGCCCCGAGAACTCCCAAAACTTGATTGAAGTAAGGAAAGAGTAAAGCAAGTCCGGTCGTAGATGCAACGTAGACAGTTCTAAAGCACAGACGCAGAAGATTTAATTTCAAAGTGGAAAGTAGTGGGAGTTTTATGCTGTACTCATTATTCACAAATCCATTTCTTGGATATTTCCTTGCTATCCATCTTTCGAACACCGCAAACAATGGCTGGCTGAATATCTATTGGAAAGTACAGGTAGAAGATACCAGGATCCAAGATGATGAACGTgcaaaaaagataaatattcaaGAGTTAATTAATTTCACATTAAAAAACTTGCAGAATATCGTCTGACAGATGAGGTTCAattgcaaaatatttttggacTTCAGATTTAGTATATTATCATCAAGTGATCTGATCCACCTGGATGAGACAATAAGTATATATACGTACTTGAGAATTTTCTTTTATCACATAAACCTCCTAAAATCAGCCAGGGTGTGTTTTGTTCAATTATACGGAAAATATCAATCCAAACAAGAAtgtattcaaatatttcaaacttcAAGTAGCAATATGCCTGATGCATTGAGCAATGGGATCTACCTGATACCCGCCCACGAGATGAAGAACAATGCACGCATTAGCAAAGTCAACGAGCCAGTAGGGTTCGTAAAAACCAAATCCTGTCAACAGATTCCCAGGAGCTTGGTTTCCAAATGCAGCATATCCAAAACAACCGCAGCAGATAAAGAAGAAACTGGTTATCAGTATAGCTATGGTTGATGCCTTCTTCATTGTCTTGTTCTCCGGTGGAGGTGTTCTAAGAGTATCCTTCATTTTCAAGTTTATTATCAATTGTCAAATTCCATAGATGGACGATAAAAAAcacatgaaataattttacaaGTTTATACGGCAAGGATCGTTTCCTACTTGAATTTCCAATAGAATTATGTTGTAGGTAAAGGCGAAAGCAACGTCACCAACTGCCTGTGATGAGAGCCATACTTTTTGAGCCACATTATCCGTGGGTACTCCAACAAGGTCACCTCTTATCTCTCCATCTCCTGCATCGGCCAATAGTTATCTACCGTGCTGCAAGATAAAGAGGATCTACCAATGgtattcaaatatcatttgaTACTAGTCATTTAGGCAAACTTAATACATCGCATAACCATTATATTTAATAGATAAGctttttgatcaatttttaattagttatatttaaatgatttgaTACTAATATAAATGTTGTAAAAGacacaaaattaaattaactGCTCAAAGTAAGCAATTTCACATTCaaacatttataaaatttatctgCATGGAAAACCAACCAAAAACAGATGAGAataatttgagataaaaattaaaattttcttttaaacataAGTAAACTGAAGTCCTAATTGGCTAAAAACATCACATATAAGGGTGTTTTTTAAcatagaaatataaaaaattgatgATAATTATTATGAAGTCGTACAGGCTCCAATAGTATGTAAAGATTTTAGTGAGAAATCACTTTGAGCaggaaaattataattaatatggTTTTTGTGTAACACCTAGAGGAGAGGGTGGTATCGAAATTTTATAGGTTTGACATACCAAAGAGACCAACCACATAGTAACTCTAAAAACTCTTACCTGGGTGCGAGAGGGCTGAGTCACTCCCAAGTAGCCCATGAGCAGCTTAATGACAGCTTTGATTGAGTAGCTCGATCATTTACTTGAATCGATGGAGTACATGTTGAGCTACTTGAGCTCGAGTAGTAATATtggtttttcatttttatattattaaaattattgtcatacccttaattttttcataaatcacACTGTGACAGTTATTTTCACAAACAATAAAGATAAATTAGTGCATCCACTACCCAAGCATATTTTTCTTTATCAAGCTTAATTTGATCTCGACTGACTTTGAAAATTTTCGAGCTTTATGGGCTCGAATTCAAGTAACTCGATATTATGTGCATCGAGTTCCAGCCCAAAATTCACAACTTCAACGAACTCAAAATCGAGTTTCGGTAGTGAATTTATTATCACATGCAATTAACAATAGCTCGAGTGTTACTCGGCTCATGTGCACCTCTAGGTCTCATATGATGCACCTCTCACCTCTAACATAATTTATAGACACAAAAAAGGGAGTCATAtccaaatgaacatgaatacTGAGGATCAAGACTGACCAGAACTACTATACCTACTACTTTTGCAAGCCCAAGAGCCAGTCCAATGAAGGTATAAGCAAAGGACATAGAAGCTGCAATTATTGAGAGCCATTCCATGTTGTGGAAGTCAGGTATCTGAGAAAAAACGACTTGAACAGCTCCAAACAACAATATAAACAAACTATCTCCGTAGTCACATGGTGCATCATGCCCTTCCTTGTGAAAACAGTTTGATTTCAGAATTGCCCTAAACAACCGAAAAAGCGATACAGATCATATTTACAGCTGCTATATACTAAGAAATGCACACAAATTCTTCTATTTTAAAGAGTAATAGAAATTAGCTTCATAGTTCAGATTGATAGGTCACTGCCAGGTATCAATTAAGAATGTCTAGTGCTAAGGTAAGAAGAGGATCATAAATGATCAAATTAATAATTCTTGAAGGTGTTGACCGGTCCAGTAATAAGTTGTAATATTGAACGAAAACTTTGCCAACAACTTCACTTGGAAGAGCAGCTCCGAGTCTGATTAACCTATTGTAGACCTAATATGGAGgcatttttcttgatttgaacTTGTATTATAAAGAAAAGTACAGTGACTCTTAGATACTCCTGATATTTTCCGATCAACTGCCCAATCCCAGTGCTTACTCATATTAAGGGTGGGCTTATTATTTTACATAAGAAAAAAGTGGAAAAAACTCATACAACAATTGAGCAATCTTTTATTGCCAGAAAGATGGATGAAAATTTCACTTTCTGTTTCTGAACAAGGTAGCAGACCTAGATAAGAACAGTGATGGCAATCTGTGTTCACTGCCTCAACTTAATTTTAGAAACTTCGTTATTGTCACCAAACTTATATCAAGACAATTTCTTTATATCATTATCTGCCAGTCATGGAGTTTAAATCCAGAGTAGTACcagaagaaataaaattaagacCTCATGCTGATCGCTGAAGTTATGGTATAAGCAATCCCATATCCGTAGTAGCTTTCTTGAAGAAATATTCCAGCCACCCACATACTCTTCTCTCCTGCCAAAATTATAACTCTTAAAAAACTTATCACATCTCAAATGAAAGATGTTTGATGGCTTCTTAGATTTCATCTCATAAAGTATGGCAGGAAAAGCTGAAAAGCAAGACGATACCACAAATCCTTAAAACTCTCTCCTTGGTTCATCTACACGAAAATTCGAGGGCACACAGCTCAATTTCTCACACAAGGTCATACCAACCATCGATCTTCAATCTCTTTATCAGTCAATTAAACACAACATCCTCCTTTATCTAACTTCAAATCCATGAATTCAATCACATTTCTTAGACAAAAGGCTTGGACCACAAAAACCATTCAACACAAAATGCCTCTCATAATGATTACCAATTTAGGGAAGAAGTAATGCATGTACATTACCAAGATATGACCTCACGGCTTCAGCATAGGACTTGTTTCTGATACGTCCCACCACAGGATCAGGATATCTGTAACAATCACATAGAAGATTTGAAGAAATAATTGTGATTACTCCAAACACAAC of the Primulina huaijiensis isolate GDHJ02 chromosome 1, ASM1229523v2, whole genome shotgun sequence genome contains:
- the LOC140977404 gene encoding probable amino acid permease 7, with translation MVEVDKEDGYTTPLLTYASSSSSDSHNSIKRTGTIWTAIAHIITGVIGSGVLSLAWSVAQLGWIAGPVCMVVFGVITIISSNLLCDCYRYPDPVVGRIRNKSYAEAVRSYLGEKSMWVAGIFLQESYYGYGIAYTITSAISMRAILKSNCFHKEGHDAPCDYGDSLFILLFGAVQVVFSQIPDFHNMEWLSIIAASMSFAYTFIGLALGLAKVVGDGEIRGDLVGVPTDNVAQKVWLSSQAVGDVAFAFTYNIILLEIQDTLRTPPPENKTMKKASTIAILITSFFFICCGCFGYAAFGNQAPGNLLTGFGFYEPYWLVDFANACIVLHLVGGYQIFSQPLFAVFERWIARKYPRNGFVNNEYSIKLPLLSTLKLNLLRLCFRTVYVASTTGLALLFPYFNQVLGVLGALNFWPLAIYFPVQMYLAQNKIGAWTGVWIFLQVFKIFCLLFTVLSFIGSLEGLISNKLS